AAGTTTCGAGAAACAAAGATTTCTTATTGGGTAGATTGTTTCCCCCAGATTCAATTGTTAACGCATACTATAGAGCTGCCATTATCATCGTTACTGGCGCGCCTGCTAGTGCCTTCCCTTCGTCTATCGAAGCGGGGAGGTTGGGTTTTGTTACGTAGACCCGTGCCCACTGATGCTTAGATATTGTGCTTTCCTCAGCAACTTCGTCGATATCCTTCATAAGGTTTCAATAATAGCTAGGCGGTGCTGCATGCCTAGTCGCCTGCCTCATCTTGGTCTTGTTGTTCCTACATATCTGCCTCTTCTCAGGTTTTATTCTGTTGGCCCTACGGACCAGCCTTATCCTTATATCATCATGGCCGAGTTACCCAGGGTCTCATTCAGAGGTCATTGTCCTCAGGACCCATGCTACTGCATAGGTCATCGAATTCATAACTGTTGTCATTATGGTAGTTATCTCCATTGTCATTATCATCACCATTGGCTTCGTCGCCACTGCCGCCGACTCCATTGTCGCTGCCGACATTGCCATTGGAGTCATCTGGGTCATCCCTGTCATTGCTTctctggggtgtccaccatgtagatgtcattTTTTTGTGGGATCACCATTGGGGTCATCTGGGTCATCCGTGTCATTGCCTCTCATAGGTGGAGGTTGCCCTCCACTTGACCGTGGGTGCATTGGGGTCTGGCTGGCTGCTCGAGGATTCTTCTGAGTCCTCGTCTGCATAGTCGAATTCTTAGGAGCCGCTCTATAGGACCCTCGGTTAGGTCCTCGATATTGGCTACTAGGTGGGTGTTGAGTGGGTCAAAAGTTCCGACCTTCCTCGCGGACTTCCAGATCTGATCATAGATGGATGGTTTCTCGTCGAAAATAGCAAGCCTCTGAATTCGATCTAACATATCGTATAAGGAATTTTTGTTGTAGTCCTCCGGAGCCTAGTCTAATGTCAGGACAAGAGGAAGTTCACCTGAGATCTACTCTGACGTGGATCCGAGGTACGTTTGTGGGGCCAAGTCTAGCGCCTGGGGCGCAAGCGTGTTCTTCAACACAGAGTTCGTCTCCGGATCTAGTGTaggtttcttctccttcttctggGCCCGATCCGACATTGGCGCagagaagggcctatctttttgtTCCTCGATCTGGTTTGACACCCAACTTGAGAGGTTCAACTCACCACAGGAATCCACAGTATACTCCAAGTTGCCAAATCTCATGATCTGACCGGGAGTGAGGATCTCGACCTGGCTAAGGTGGTCAACTGAGTCAGCGAGAAGCATGATGCTTCAAATAAGGAAAATCCATTGTGGCCTAGAAGTCACGTGAGAACCGGTGTGCTCACTGGTTGATTCCCATCGGACGCTTTCGGCTATCGGAGGGGACCTGTATGGGCCACCTATCACTGATTTGATTCAGGCGAATCTCtcatagggggtcccgagctggtaGCATAAGTATGCTGGTAACAAGGCACATGagtttttaccgaggttcgggctctcttgaagagataataccctatgaCCTGCTATGTTTGTAATGAGGTGGATGGAGTACAGTGTACAAGTGTTCTTACCACAAGATTCTATGGGCTTTTGCATGCCTTACCCCTTGGTTCATTATGTAAGGATATCGTGGTGTAGAGGATTGGCCGGCCTTGGAGTACATGTCAAGCCTTCTGGAACCTTCCTTGTACACGTCGTGGCTCTTCCATTCATGGCTCACTAATGAACCACCATGGGTATCCTCGGCCCCGCCCACCTGGCCAGGAGTCGATGTGGTGAGCACACCCTGGTCTAGGACACCATCAGTTAGGAGGGCTAGAGGCGGAAATTTAGGGGTGTGGCTGCAAGATAGCAAGGGGGGGGCCTAGGGAGTGGTTGGCTCTCTCCATGGGGAGGGAGGGGGGTCCTTGTATTCGAGAGGGGGCATATATTTAGAAAATATCTCCCTCACCTCACTCCGTTTGGCATATATTTAGAAAATATCTCTATTCATTTAATAAACAAAGCGTTTTGCATACATGTGATACTTCGGCTTCTGCAAATGTTGAGAAATAATTTGGGTGCCTCCTCACAACAAGGTCGTGTCCGGTCGTACTTAGTTAAGTCTCGATCATGAACAACTGTAGAAACAAGGGGTTTACTTATTGACCATTTACTGGAAAAATAAAATATCTGGTTATTTATTTGATAATAAATCATTTTTTAATAGGGAAAAGATCTAGGCCGTTCTCTTCTGCTTGATTAATAGATCAAGAAATACAGAGTTTTGCATTGAAATGAATAAATGACTCGACTAGCGAAAATGCCGAATAACCAAGCAACTGCTCCAACAGAGAGAATGAATAAATACTTTTTATCATAAGAGAAATCAGAATCTATTTTACTACACTATACTACTTGAGAATTCTATTTGTTATATTTATCTGAACTTGGGAACTCTATTTGTTGGCAGGCCAAAATGGGCCGGCATCCACCTGATAAAACCTTACACAATCTATTAGTTGGCCCAGAAGCCATACGCTACCTACCACGGGACAGCACCGCGCATCTGGtggcttatatattttgagtttccCCCCATCGCCCAtctctccctccctcacctcaCTCCGTCTTGGCGGCAGATCATCGCGGCGCGGCGGCGGACCTTCCCCAACCCGGCCGGTGAGTTGTTCACTTCACCCCCGTCCCCGTCCGGTTCCCTTCCTCCACGCccagctccgtccgccacccccttGGGACTCCCTGTCTCCTAGTTCTAGCGGCGGCCAAATCCAATCATTCATGGTAGATTCTCCTAGGGTTGCTTCGCCAAGCCCTAGTCTCCGTGGGTCTCAAGATCTGTGCGGCGTTTTTCACTCGTTTTGGGTTTGTATTCTTCTTCGTGATTCCCTGCAGCCTGCAGCGGTGGTTCATGGATCCGTTCTCAAGTTGGTTTTACAAGAGGGAGGCGTGGTATCTAGGATTTCGATCCTTTACTCATTCTAGATCAGGTACCTTGTAGATTCGGTTGAGATGTGCTGATGGTCCAGTTTCGAGATGGTTTCGTGTATAGATTGTGCTGATGGTGCTGCGTGCTGGTGTACTTGATTGTAATCCAGAACAAGTCTTGGCAGCAGTAGATCTGACTTCTAACACATGTGTATGAATCGCTCTTAGGCTTCCTACCATGTTGTGAATGTACTATACTGGCTTTTAAAACGAGATAGTTTGAAGATGCAAAGTTAGCTATCACTGTTTTATAAGTTATATACTATATGTGATCACTTCTTACACCACCAAATGTTGATTATACCCTGTCTACTTTCTGTAGGTGCTGAGATCCCTATTCGGCGCTAGCTCCACAAGAAGActtcttcattttttttcttctaatAATATTGTTTCTTGCTGCCATCCGATGGACAAAAGGAATAATTGTGCCTCCGCTGAGGACATTACTGAGACTCGGAACTCTAGCCAGAACCTCGAGGTCAGGATTCTTCGTTCTAGACCCGCGAAGAAGCCACCTGCCGACTCAGTGGATACTCTAGTGAAACCAACTACTAAAAGAATAAGAAGGAAAAGACCCACAGAGAGACGTCCTGATGACGATGAGTTGTCAAAAATTCGTAAGCAAATTAAATACTTTTTCAATCGGATAAGCTATCATCAGACTTTTGTTGAAGCATATACACGTAAAGGCTGGAAAAATCAAAGGTTCGCCACCTCCCTGTTCATGTATTTGATTTGATTTGCTGGCGACTTCTCATGAACTCACCTTTCTGTGTGTAGCTAAACTTTCATTCATTTTTACTCCTTCCATTCCATTCTTTAAGGTGTTTTAGTTGGAAAATAATTCGAACTGGAAGTCGCATTTATCGTTTTCCACCCGAGTTGCTGTGACACCCTTCTGCAGCTATATATATCAAAACGTATCTGCTTCCCATCTATCACACACTAAAATGGCTTTAAAGATAACAATATTTACTTTTAGTTGAACTATTGCATTCTTCTTGTTGTCTTAGACTCCTAAGCATATTTGGCAAAGTTGCTTCTTGAAACAATTATATTTCTTTCATTTGTATATATGTTTGCACATGGACATGATTTACTTGAAATGTGAAGACCTGCTGCAACTAACTCGGCTCACTGCTAGTGTATTAATTTGGAACCAGCGCAGAAGTACAATTAAAtggtatttttttagttaaaaaTTTAAAAGTTTCCTGAGTTGGCTGTTAAGGAAAACACTGCCTTTTTGTCGGTGTTTCCTATTTAATCTGCAATTTAATCAACCAAGAGAATGCGAGGTTAGAAGTATAAAAGTGACAGGCTTACCATCTGTGCATTTTGTTTTAGAAATACAGTCACGAGTCATGAGGTCAACATTCATGTAGCTCTCGATTAATAGCGCTGTGAATGTAATATATTACAGGATTTATCATTTTATCTCTGCTGATGTCTTTATGTCTTCAGTTTTGACATTTAATTCATGTACATTTAAAATCTCAAATTGGGCCAATTGTAATCAATGATTTAGGGTTCAAATAAAACTACTAGAACAATAGCACTAGCCCCTGTGGCATTCAAACTAAGAAACAACCGAGGAACATACCTTGCGAGCCCAAAGCTCGAAGGCGGGTGGCGGGCTGTGCGCACAGCCGGTCACGCGCTACTAGCCACTTGGATGACACCAGGTTCCAGATTGGTATTCAACTAAATCAATGTTCTTATTTGGCTGGTTATTTCATCAATGGCGCATGAGCATGCTTTCTTTTTTTGGGTCAACAACACAGCTTCTTGGACGTTCTTACTTTGGGTTCCTTGCAGCGTTAGTTGCAGTTTAGAAATGTTATTCACCCAGAAATAAACATGCAGTGTGGAAAAGATAAGGCCCGAGAAGGATCTTGAACGGGCCAAGAAGGATATCATGCGGTACAAATTAAAAATACGAGAAGCTTTCCAGAATCTGGATCATCTTCTAACTGTGGGGAAGCCCGAGGAATGTTTGCTtgattctgaaggaaatatgtcttCAAATGATGTATGCAACACATTTTTCTTTTCCAGTGTTCTGTTCTGTTATGCTTAATATTTTAATCAGTGACCATGCTTTCCATCTTGCAGATTGTTTGTGCCACTTGTAGTTTAAAAGAAGATACATTGGATAATGACATCATTCTCTGTGATGGAGCCTGCAAAAGAGGGTTCCACCAGAATTGTCTAAACCCTCCTTTACTGACTAAAGATAGTAATATTTATTTTCCGATTAATATGCTATTCAAGGTGCTGTTATTTCTGTTGTTAATTCAGACATGTGATCATTGCCTTTGTAGTCCCCGAGGGAGAGGAAAAATGGCATTGCCCTGCATGTGTTTGCAAGATAGACTGTATAGAATCAATAAATAAATTCCGAGGGACATCAGATCTTTCAATTAGTGACTCTTGGCAGGTAACATTTTCACTGTTAAGAATACTTCACTGATTCAAGGCAAATAATTTGAACTATATTTCACCATGATAGTACATTATTTTTGCAGAAAGTTTTTCCTGAGGCTGCTGCCATGGCACACGGGTCTATGCAAAGTGATGTACCTGATCTTCCATCGGACGATTCAGAAGATGATGACTTCGACCCCAATATATCCGAAGAACATGTGGCTTGTCATGTGGAAGGATCATCAGAAGAGGATGGGGATGAAGGTTCATACTCTGATGACTCCAATTCCATCACCTCTTCTGACAGTTTAGAACATCTGAAGGAGGGAGAGAAAGTTGATGACCTTCGATTACCTTCTGATGACTCGGAGGACGATGACTATGATCCAGCAGGGCCAGATTCTGATGAAGATATGAAAGAGAAGCAAGATGAGTCAGACTTCACATCGGACTCTGATGATTTCTGTGCTGACATTGCGAAGTCTTGTCATATGGAGGAAGTTTCGTCTGGTCGTAAGGCTGGAGATCATACTAATGACTTGGAAGGGGCCCCTGTTGGACCTAACACATCAATGTCACATCTCACAACCAAGGACATTGAGATCGACCAGGATGCGATTTTACCATCAAGGAGACGGCAGGTTAAACCATTGGACTACAAAAAACTTTATGATGTAAGCTCAACTTGCATGCATTACTTCATTCATAAAATATAGTCAAATCCAATAGTTCCACTGAAGATTGAAAATAAACATTTATGGGGGTGATTAACATGATTATAATGTGATGACCGTAATAGAACATGCatgactactttgataatttgggaaTAGATGCGTAGCTGGTCTTGTATTTCTTGATTTTTCGTTATTCTGTTTAGAACACAAAATTGAAGTGATGCTGACCATTACCTCAAGTACCACTGTTGAGTAGAAATTACTAATTCAACTGTTAATCAGAATGTGTTCTACTGGGTTCTGAACCTGAcatgtttcttttttttcttttgcggaTGAACCTGACATGTTTCTTCTTCATGCTGAAACCAAAAGGATGCTTATGGGGAAGCACTATCTGATTCAAGCGATGGTGAAGACTGGTCTGGGAAGAGCACACTCAAAGAACAcagtgaagaagaaattgaagtggattcaTTTGTACACAAAAGCTCCAGGAGAACGCGAGATGTGCATCGTGACGGTTTTCATGGTTTTGTAAATGATCAATACTCCAGGGGGCTGACCTCTGGTCCTGAAGTGGACCATGTTGTTTTACCTGTTTCAGCGAGACAGCACATTCAGTCTCCGGAAAGCGAAAAACTCTACGCTGTAAGCTCCCAACTTGCCTGTGTGCATATTTTAGCACCTTTTATGATAATTGTTTTTGTCCACCATGAAAGATTATCGTATCTTTGTTTGCCTTGATGTCAACTGGGTGAATCATTAGTTTATTTAGAAAATCAAAAAGCCATCATGGGAATGCTCAAAATCATGCCTAACAGTACAGCCAACTGGTGTCTCTATGGTGTTCCCATGTCTTTTATATTAACCTGTCTTCATATTTGTTGTACTTTCCTAAGAGCACATGCTGTGGCAAGCTATTGCATGAGATCATACGTCCAATAATTTTTCATTTTTCTCTCCTCTACATAGGTAAAATTGTCATATAAGCGGGGTATACGCCTGCTATTATACTAGCTCTTAGACCTACATGGATATCATGATAATATAGTACCAGATACGTAGCTTGGCTGCTATGTCTTCAGTTTAGTTATTTTGTTTAGCATTTGAGCTGATACTAAACTATTGCTCTAAATTTTTTGTTTACTACTCCCTCTGCCTCAAGTGTTATGTACACTTTTGTGATGATGTGCACATACATGTGTATTTCACACACTTATAAACATAaaatatttcttcttcatgttgaaaccaaaagcagcactactaggaaaagggcaatagatgatatggccagtaatggcgcaccagacatgtggtgtgccattactatatagcagtggcgcaccatgtcttggtgcgccattagtgtgatagacactaatggcgcaccacacccatggtgcgccactactaacattttttttatttttctaaaaatatttatggcgcaccagggcacagtgtgccattactagttttaactagtaatggcgcaccactcacctcgtgcgccactactatcattttttttgcaaaactactatcatttttatttttcaaacTCATGTATATTTTAAATTtaattcatgggcactttttgaattcatgaatattttttcaaatttgatgatactttttcatattcaatatgaaaaaatattgaatattcatgacgacacgcgatctcgacccccctccatctcgatcgctatcccccctcgccagatccccctcgcggCCCCCCGCGCCAGATCCCCCTTCATCTCGATCCCCCTCGCCGCCAACGACCCCCCANNNNNNNNNNNNNNNNNNNNNNNNNNNNNNNNNNNNNNNNNNNNNNNNNNNNNNNNNNNNNNNNNNNNNNNNNNNNNNNNNNNNNNNNNNNNNNNNNNNNNNNNNNNNNNNNNNNNNNNNNNNNNNNNNNNNNNNNNNNNNNNNNNNNNNNNNNNNNNNNNNNNNNNNNNNNNNNNNNNNNNNNNNNNNNNNNNNNNNNNNNNNNNNNNNNNNNNNNNNNNNNNNNNNNNNNNNNNNNNNNNNNNNNNNNNNNNNNNNNNNNNNNNNNNNNNNNNNNNNNNNNNNNNNNNNNNNNNNNNNNNNNNNNNNNNNNNNNNNNNNNNNNNNNNNNNNNNNNgccgccgaccccccgcaccctcccccgcccgGAGGTGGAGACTTCGGCGGGGCTACTCGCAGTCCATCGACGGCTGACAAAGAACGCCGACGCGGCGCGACGAGGCCGGTCCACGACCACGATCGACCACGACCCACTGCGCCGCCACCAGTCACCCCGCGCCGCCTCGTCAACAAATGTAaatgcgccattgctatccaaaaaaaattctataaaaaaagattactaatggcgtacctctagggggtgcgccattgctatccaattttttttcttctaatggcgcaccgctcagAATgatgttagcttagcatttg
The Triticum dicoccoides isolate Atlit2015 ecotype Zavitan chromosome 3A, WEW_v2.0, whole genome shotgun sequence genome window above contains:
- the LOC119270822 gene encoding homeobox protein HOX1A-like — its product is MGVTTSQLGELAAKTAAALTASQPDYASLAARIAVSNLPPSGNSLSGAQRYAPFRFVVCISLAIERSDLRILLEMVSSQVVNMLKVDVVDKWVPLLKPNRVGGIQNRPQAWSGGNGDEAFPPVRCPSDSDGPTTSYDEEDRACRWYVATSGQILENQVAQGLGMEKGLRGGSPMWKMTSDKVMLLLFETPSGFALFNFFATLIEQPNALEKIWTNFTKIEKAKKVVWLRQFQTIEDSSSAINQSTGVNGVLTEMIMKYHCPGQKMAVGELGYKKIIEERLKIACVYDTTVMELMWGIQIRMRQLVPREKAYLHESQLLPMSQGLQNVLSRYDFNYFNPDMLNERILIMAYALFECDSIENEKSGDLHHAASVIKDVFGIDTDAWDLLKVATAVKRIWCPKEASNSCEFSEHEVKREAQAHSLMNVNLEVRILRSRPAKKPPADSVDTLVKPTTKRIRRKRPTERRPDDDELSKIRKQIKYFFNRISYHQTFVEAYTRKGWKNQSVEKIRPEKDLERAKKDIMRYKLKIREAFQNLDHLLTVGKPEECLLDSEGNMSSNDIVCATCSLKEDTLDNDIILCDGACKRGFHQNCLNPPLLTKDIPEGEEKWHCPACVCKIDCIESINKFRGTSDLSISDSWQKVFPEAAAMAHGSMQSDVPDLPSDDSEDDDFDPNISEEHVACHVEGSSEEDGDEGSYSDDSNSITSSDSLEHLKEGEKVDDLRLPSDDSEDDDYDPAGPDSDEDMKEKQDESDFTSDSDDFCADIAKSCHMEEVSSGRKAGDHTNDLEGAPVGPNTSMSHLTTKDIEIDQDAILPSRRRQVKPLDYKKLYDDAYGEALSDSSDGEDWSGKSTLKEHSEEEIEVDSFRDSTFSLRKAKNSTL